One Cytophagia bacterium CHB2 genomic region harbors:
- a CDS encoding sigma-54-dependent Fis family transcriptional regulator: protein MRKSSGLNIGIAHKLGFKKILAPQSKIQPTRPAHFFPHVTDSEMAQAYMLGSFHPALEKIYRQIGKVLDTRIPLLLQGERGVGKETLVRVIHRASKFRLDRFVMVSGHSATVEEFELAVYGSSREHLAGEAPQAEEGVTVFLKNVDALPVMMQARLLRLLQEKSVSHPQTHAAKKIALRVLAATQKNLEHEVTTGKFRRDLYYRLTIEEFTLPPLRERKDDFQHFAHHFLQKYAATAGEPAARVSSRALAALRDYHWPGNLHEFKQVIWHSALNRAHIATVDEIIWPKGHNEKAKLPATHALADASASTARVAIPENEFFAATVSTATASDHRKNNHPQFA from the coding sequence ATGCGAAAATCATCTGGCCTGAACATCGGCATTGCCCACAAGCTGGGTTTCAAAAAAATTCTGGCGCCTCAGTCTAAAATCCAGCCAACACGCCCCGCTCACTTTTTCCCTCATGTAACAGATAGTGAGATGGCGCAAGCGTATATGCTGGGGTCATTCCATCCCGCATTGGAAAAAATCTATCGCCAAATCGGCAAAGTTTTAGACACCAGGATTCCGCTTCTGCTGCAGGGTGAGCGTGGCGTCGGCAAGGAAACCCTGGTCCGCGTAATCCACCGCGCCAGTAAATTCCGCCTTGACCGTTTTGTAATGGTTTCCGGTCACAGTGCAACCGTGGAGGAGTTTGAGTTGGCTGTTTATGGAAGTTCACGCGAGCATCTCGCCGGCGAGGCGCCTCAGGCGGAAGAGGGCGTTACCGTGTTTCTCAAGAATGTCGACGCGCTGCCTGTAATGATGCAGGCTCGCCTGCTGCGTCTGCTGCAGGAAAAATCCGTTTCACACCCGCAGACGCATGCCGCCAAAAAAATTGCTCTGCGCGTGCTGGCCGCAACACAAAAAAATTTGGAACATGAGGTTACCACCGGGAAATTTCGACGCGATTTATATTACCGCCTGACGATCGAGGAATTCACGTTGCCGCCGCTGCGCGAGCGGAAGGATGATTTCCAGCATTTTGCTCATCACTTTTTGCAGAAATATGCGGCGACCGCCGGGGAGCCGGCGGCGCGAGTCAGCTCTCGCGCCCTAGCCGCCTTGCGGGATTACCATTGGCCGGGTAACCTGCATGAATTCAAACAAGTCATCTGGCACTCGGCCTTGAATCGTGCGCATATCGCTACGGTTGATGAAATTATTTGGCCGAAGGGCCATAATGAAAAGGCAAAGCTGCCGGCAACCCATGCTCTGGCTGACGCTTCTGCGAGCACAGCCCGCGTTGCCATTCCGGAGAATGAATTCTTCGCTGCGACGGTTTCGACAGCAACCGCCTCGGATCATCGCAAGAACAATCACCCGCAATTCGCATAA